In Gossypium raimondii isolate GPD5lz chromosome 12, ASM2569854v1, whole genome shotgun sequence, a single window of DNA contains:
- the LOC105763740 gene encoding actin-related protein 2/3 complex subunit 5A: MMAGAEKFVEADNAEAIITRIEHKSRKIESLLKQNKPVEALKTALEGSSHMIRDERCKSANWIVVHRALMAIKDVEGMFSSLDPEYYDILMKYLYRGLSTGDRPTCDQCLRIHEKLTERAGLGCILRSLADTVNTV, from the exons ATGATGGCAGGAGCTGAGAAATTCGTGGAAGCTGATAATGCGGAAGCCATAATAACAAGAATCGAGCACAAATCCAGGAAGATCGAGAGCTTACTTAAACA GAATAAGCCCGTTGAAGCTCTTAAAACTGCGCTCGAGGGATCTTCTCATATGATACGTGACGAGCGATGCAAG TCAGCGAATTGGATAGTTGTGCATAGAGcgctaatggctataaaagaTGTCGAAGGAATGTTCTCTTCTTTGGATCCTGAGTACTATGATATTCTTATGAa GTACTTGTATAGAGGATTGTCGACCGGAGATCGCCCCACATGTGATCAGTGCCTTAGGATCCATGAGAAGCTGACGGAGAGAGCTGGTTTGGGCTGCATACTTCGTTCCCTTGCAGACACTGTGAATACAGTTTGA